Proteins found in one Candidatus Poribacteria bacterium genomic segment:
- a CDS encoding DUF3520 domain-containing protein codes for MRSFRLIGYENRQMKHEDFRNDAADAGEIGSGHSVTALYEVKRNKGVDTGRLAKVSIRYEDPDTQKVTEVSEKFRVEDLKNQFEGTSLGFQFAATVAQFAEILRESVWAKNGCLKTVHQTLKGILQQHPKVAAKDETQAEKRGDELLALVRNARCIKEQEQAS; via the coding sequence GTGCGATCCTTCCGGCTGATTGGTTATGAAAATCGCCAGATGAAACATGAGGATTTCCGAAACGATGCGGCGGATGCTGGAGAGATCGGATCCGGACACAGCGTCACTGCACTCTATGAAGTTAAACGCAATAAAGGTGTTGATACAGGTAGACTCGCTAAAGTCTCTATACGGTATGAAGACCCCGATACACAGAAAGTAACGGAAGTCAGCGAGAAATTCCGTGTTGAAGACCTTAAAAACCAGTTTGAGGGCACTTCACTCGGATTTCAGTTTGCCGCCACTGTCGCGCAATTTGCTGAAATTCTACGAGAGAGCGTCTGGGCGAAAAATGGTTGTTTGAAGACCGTCCATCAGACGCTTAAAGGCATCTTGCAACAGCATCCAAAGGTTGCCGCAAAAGATGAAACGCAAGCCGAGAAACGCGGGGATGAATTGTTAGCACTCGTGCGGAACGCAAGGTGCATTAAAGAACAGGAACAAGCAAGTTAG
- a CDS encoding sugar phosphate isomerase/epimerase, protein MKLGYSTWGMPTVPIDTAISHLSNLGYDGVELTIIPRFTTELSTLDAAERKRIASLLKQHNLALPAIAAHSSLLETDPDAHAKNMWRLKGGVDLAVELAQGDELPAVNTTPGGKPDDWDRNKDFLAERIGALVDYGALRGVTIAMEPHIGAIIDTPAKVLELLEIVNSPYLKVNFDISHFDIVGMPTEETVSALAAVSAHTHVKDQRGIAPDFEFLIPGEGTFDYVDYLKKMQAHGYEGFITAEVSFMVQAREDYDPLAAATLSYETLSNAFTEAGIERG, encoded by the coding sequence ATGAAACTTGGATATAGTACATGGGGAATGCCTACTGTCCCTATTGATACCGCCATCTCCCATTTATCGAACCTTGGATACGATGGCGTTGAACTTACCATCATTCCTCGGTTTACGACTGAACTCAGCACGCTTGATGCTGCGGAACGGAAACGAATTGCGTCTCTGTTAAAGCAGCATAACTTAGCATTGCCAGCAATCGCAGCACATTCCAGTTTACTCGAAACAGACCCTGATGCACATGCGAAGAATATGTGGCGGCTGAAAGGTGGCGTTGATCTTGCTGTCGAACTCGCACAAGGGGATGAACTGCCTGCAGTTAACACGACCCCCGGCGGGAAACCGGACGATTGGGACAGAAACAAAGATTTCCTCGCGGAACGGATAGGAGCACTTGTCGATTACGGGGCATTGCGCGGCGTTACGATCGCTATGGAACCGCACATCGGGGCAATCATTGACACACCAGCGAAAGTGCTTGAACTCTTGGAAATCGTCAATTCGCCATATCTCAAGGTTAACTTCGACATCAGCCATTTTGATATTGTCGGTATGCCGACAGAAGAAACGGTGTCGGCACTGGCAGCGGTTTCAGCGCACACGCATGTCAAGGATCAGCGCGGTATTGCCCCGGACTTTGAGTTCCTCATCCCCGGCGAAGGCACTTTTGATTATGTTGACTACCTCAAGAAGATGCAAGCACACGGTTATGAGGGGTTCATCACCGCTGAGGTGAGTTTCATGGTGCAAGCACGCGAAGACTACGATCCGCTCGCTGCTGCGACACTCTCTTACGAGACATTATCAAACGCCTTTACGGAAGCAGGAATCGAACGAGGTTAA
- a CDS encoding shikimate kinase translates to MKRQEKRKPNIVLVGFMGTGKTSIGRRLSMQLRMRYVDTDDVIERDSGRRISDIFAEDGEPAFRELESEAVRKVSNLYSYVISTGGGVVLKEANMVALKRNGIVFCLNATAEEIYQRVRHQSHRPLLQTPDALTKIRTMLEERHPYYATADYMVETTGRSFGEIMGYIKRVFAQSVRTSK, encoded by the coding sequence GTGAAACGTCAGGAAAAAAGGAAACCCAACATTGTGCTTGTCGGTTTTATGGGGACCGGGAAAACCTCTATAGGTAGACGGCTTTCCATGCAACTCCGGATGCGCTATGTGGATACTGACGATGTCATTGAACGCGATAGTGGGCGACGTATCAGTGACATCTTCGCGGAAGATGGCGAACCGGCTTTTCGAGAATTGGAAAGCGAAGCCGTCCGTAAAGTGTCAAATCTGTATAGTTACGTCATCTCTACGGGCGGCGGTGTGGTTCTAAAAGAAGCGAATATGGTAGCACTTAAACGTAACGGTATCGTCTTCTGTCTAAATGCGACAGCAGAGGAAATCTATCAACGGGTTCGACATCAGTCACACCGGCCGCTGCTTCAAACTCCCGATGCGCTCACGAAGATTAGAACTATGCTCGAAGAACGGCACCCCTATTATGCAACAGCCGATTATATGGTGGAAACAACAGGCCGCTCCTTCGGAGAAATTATGGGATATATCAAACGGGTATTTGCACAAAGTGTCAGGACCTCAAAATGA
- a CDS encoding nucleoside monophosphate kinase — protein sequence MTTDKSPLHEADGLRYQAVMLVGPPGVGKGTQGKMLAQIPGIFHVSSGDMFRELDTNSKCGQIFQQCAGIGKLVPDDITIKIWQDYMETKVRDGLYTPERDLLILDGIPRNITQAALIKPYTTIFKVIFMVCEDREVMFKRIRGRSLKENRIDDSEEVVVRYRWDLYKWETEPLIDHYPQELIRIIDADNVAADVLHQILSTIVPIQKKYFKPPLM from the coding sequence ATGACAACGGATAAGAGCCCTCTACACGAGGCGGATGGACTTCGCTATCAAGCAGTGATGCTTGTCGGTCCCCCCGGTGTTGGTAAGGGAACACAAGGCAAGATGCTGGCACAAATTCCGGGTATCTTCCATGTTTCCAGCGGGGATATGTTCCGAGAACTTGATACCAATTCCAAATGTGGGCAGATTTTCCAGCAATGCGCTGGCATCGGTAAGTTAGTCCCAGACGACATTACAATCAAAATTTGGCAGGACTACATGGAGACGAAGGTGCGTGATGGACTTTACACGCCAGAACGCGATCTGCTCATCCTCGACGGCATTCCACGGAACATCACACAAGCTGCATTAATAAAACCGTATACCACGATCTTTAAAGTCATCTTTATGGTCTGCGAAGACCGAGAGGTGATGTTTAAGCGGATTCGCGGGCGCTCACTGAAGGAAAACCGGATTGACGATTCCGAGGAAGTCGTCGTTCGATACCGCTGGGATCTATACAAATGGGAAACTGAACCACTGATTGACCACTATCCGCAAGAACTCATTCGGATTATTGATGCTGATAACGTCGCAGCGGATGTGCTTCATCAGATTCTATCAACAATCGTACCTATTCAGAAGAAATATTTCAAACCACCGTTGATGTAA
- a CDS encoding sulfatase-like hydrolase/transferase — MGSPNILLVMTDQQRWDAMGCSGDWVQTPNLDRIASEGVQFTNCVTTSPVCIPTRLSLATGLYPHNTGVWNNMQHQMPAETPTWMQAVRDAGYRTSLFGKTHLHPHGGDLREREGLMNAYGLDDVNEIGGPRASANVLSHMTAEWEAKGLWDGYRADYRERFSTKPYLVRPSTLGLEDYADVYVGQQAKQYLQNYNREEPWCCWVSFGGPHEPWDTPEPYASMYDPKEMPPAVPRPPAGERPQGHLDRVMQRMNPAFEPGEIGRLRANYAGNVTLIDAQIGEILDTIAARGELENTVIVHTSDHGEMNGDYGLIYKSNFLNGAVRIPLLVRTPDSTNTGSICDSPVEWIDIGPTLVEMAGGELEHRQFGQSLCPVLTNSEVTHRDFAIAEIEGEIMLLNQEWKAALNKDGEVYLLFDVKNDPNETNNLAGKPEVAAVETALRLQILERLMQTQLRKPFRQ; from the coding sequence ATGGGAAGTCCGAATATTCTTTTAGTCATGACAGACCAGCAGCGGTGGGACGCGATGGGTTGCAGTGGTGATTGGGTGCAGACTCCGAATTTGGATCGTATTGCAAGCGAAGGTGTTCAATTTACGAATTGTGTTACAACCTCGCCGGTTTGCATTCCGACACGGTTGAGCTTAGCGACAGGTTTATATCCGCATAACACCGGCGTTTGGAACAATATGCAGCATCAGATGCCTGCTGAAACGCCGACATGGATGCAAGCGGTGCGAGACGCGGGTTACCGGACGAGTCTTTTCGGCAAAACGCATCTACATCCACACGGTGGGGACTTGCGTGAGCGCGAGGGGTTAATGAATGCCTATGGGTTAGATGATGTGAATGAAATCGGTGGGCCGCGGGCAAGCGCGAACGTCCTGTCACACATGACAGCGGAATGGGAGGCGAAAGGACTTTGGGATGGCTACCGCGCTGACTATCGTGAACGGTTTAGCACGAAACCGTATCTCGTGCGCCCATCAACGTTAGGACTTGAAGACTACGCCGATGTCTACGTCGGACAACAGGCGAAGCAATACCTCCAGAACTACAATCGAGAGGAACCTTGGTGCTGTTGGGTGAGCTTCGGCGGACCACATGAGCCTTGGGATACACCAGAACCTTACGCCAGCATGTATGATCCGAAGGAGATGCCGCCAGCGGTCCCGCGTCCACCTGCCGGAGAACGTCCGCAAGGACATTTGGATAGGGTTATGCAGCGGATGAATCCAGCGTTTGAACCCGGTGAAATCGGTAGGCTCCGTGCGAATTATGCAGGCAATGTCACACTTATTGATGCACAAATTGGTGAAATCCTTGATACAATTGCAGCACGCGGCGAACTTGAAAACACAGTCATTGTCCATACCTCCGATCACGGTGAGATGAACGGAGACTATGGACTCATTTATAAAAGCAACTTCCTCAACGGCGCAGTTCGAATCCCGCTACTCGTTCGTACCCCCGATAGCACAAACACTGGTAGTATTTGTGATAGTCCTGTGGAATGGATTGATATCGGTCCAACGCTTGTTGAAATGGCAGGTGGTGAACTGGAGCATCGTCAGTTCGGGCAATCGTTGTGTCCAGTGCTAACGAACTCCGAAGTGACGCACCGTGATTTCGCAATTGCTGAGATAGAGGGCGAGATTATGCTGCTAAATCAGGAATGGAAGGCTGCGCTCAACAAAGATGGCGAAGTTTATCTGTTGTTTGATGTGAAAAACGATCCGAATGAGACAAATAATCTCGCTGGAAAACCTGAAGTTGCAGCTGTTGAAACGGCGTTGCGCCTGCAAATTTTAGAGCGACTTATGCAGACGCAACTGAGAAAACCGTTTCGTCAATGA
- the aroB gene encoding 3-dehydroquinate synthase — translation MTKTLRVELGDNSYPIIIGGALLNRVGELLTSHTKSQKVLIVSDSFVKSQYMPAVHQSLKNAGFDVSTIEAPAGEESKSLAQFSRIQDSLIAHQLDRGSTLIALGGGVIGDLGGFAAAVYMRGISYVQIPTTLQAQVDASVGGKTAINHPKGKNLIGAFHQPKLVLIDVDTLRTLPQRDIRSGLIEVIKMGVIRDEPLFEMVEEKLDAILNLEDTTLIEMIASACVNKAEVVAKDEKESGLRMVLNYGHTFGHALETLTHYNRYRHGEAVSIGMNCAAQLAVNLRMFSETDFQRQRTLLNRAKLPLTFPPDLTPEAICDAMYLDKKTLGGKLRLILPTRIGEVVIRNDVDDQHVLEAISQCF, via the coding sequence ATGACGAAAACTTTACGCGTAGAACTCGGGGATAATAGCTATCCGATCATTATCGGAGGCGCGCTTCTTAATCGGGTTGGCGAACTGCTTACGTCACATACCAAATCCCAAAAGGTGCTTATCGTTTCGGATTCATTTGTTAAATCACAATATATGCCTGCTGTTCACCAAAGCCTTAAAAATGCGGGATTTGATGTAAGCACAATAGAGGCACCTGCTGGTGAAGAAAGCAAATCGTTGGCACAGTTCTCTCGGATACAGGATAGTTTGATTGCACACCAACTCGACCGTGGTTCAACACTTATTGCGCTCGGTGGCGGTGTCATCGGTGATTTGGGCGGTTTTGCAGCGGCGGTATATATGCGTGGTATCTCTTACGTTCAGATCCCAACAACGCTACAGGCACAAGTTGATGCGAGTGTTGGTGGCAAGACAGCGATTAATCATCCGAAGGGCAAGAACCTCATCGGCGCGTTTCATCAACCGAAATTGGTACTCATTGACGTAGATACGCTCAGAACCTTACCACAACGCGATATTCGTTCAGGACTTATTGAAGTTATCAAAATGGGGGTCATCCGCGATGAACCGTTGTTTGAAATGGTTGAGGAAAAACTCGACGCTATCCTAAATTTAGAAGACACAACGCTTATTGAGATGATCGCAAGCGCGTGCGTCAACAAAGCGGAAGTCGTCGCGAAAGATGAGAAAGAGAGCGGGTTGCGGATGGTGCTTAACTATGGACATACGTTTGGCCACGCGCTTGAAACACTGACGCACTACAACAGATACCGTCACGGCGAAGCCGTCTCTATCGGTATGAATTGTGCTGCGCAATTGGCGGTTAATTTGCGGATGTTCTCTGAAACCGATTTTCAACGGCAACGCACGCTCTTAAACCGTGCGAAATTGCCGCTTACGTTCCCGCCCGACCTGACCCCAGAAGCAATATGTGATGCTATGTATTTAGACAAAAAGACGCTCGGTGGTAAACTCCGCCTCATTCTACCGACGCGTATTGGGGAGGTAGTCATCCGAAACGATGTAGACGATCAGCACGTTTTAGAAGCCATATCACAATGTTTTTAA
- a CDS encoding GNAT family N-acetyltransferase: MPRQLRMVRPNLEDLPALELPTDYGMRTYQKGDEAHWARIISDSFGGRERTAQDTENEITGRDVFIPEGFYFATHRGVPVGTACAWRQSVDEKDVGYVHMVGVVGEHTGHKLGKWVSLAVLSYFRDNGFKCSMLDTDDFRIPAIKTYLNLGFIPVYVEKGQPERWSDIFEKLGLPSMSAQILNAKETLPTELWTKVSR; the protein is encoded by the coding sequence ATGCCACGACAACTTAGGATGGTACGTCCCAATTTGGAAGATTTACCGGCGTTAGAACTTCCGACAGACTACGGTATGCGCACTTATCAGAAAGGCGATGAGGCACACTGGGCACGTATTATCAGTGATTCGTTTGGTGGCAGGGAGCGTACTGCACAGGACACGGAGAACGAGATTACGGGCAGAGATGTTTTTATCCCCGAAGGTTTCTACTTCGCAACCCATCGAGGGGTTCCTGTCGGAACTGCTTGTGCCTGGCGGCAATCTGTAGATGAAAAAGATGTCGGATACGTACACATGGTAGGCGTTGTCGGTGAACACACCGGACACAAACTCGGAAAATGGGTTTCACTTGCTGTTCTCTCCTACTTTCGGGACAACGGGTTCAAATGTTCTATGCTTGACACCGACGATTTTCGTATCCCTGCCATTAAAACCTATCTGAATTTAGGGTTCATACCCGTTTATGTTGAAAAAGGGCAACCAGAGCGATGGTCGGATATCTTTGAGAAATTGGGACTTCCGTCAATGTCAGCACAGATCCTAAACGCCAAAGAAACACTCCCTACAGAACTATGGACGAAGGTCTCACGGTAA
- a CDS encoding glycosyltransferase family 39 protein — protein sequence MRWLLAVKNCFSSPDNFVIAAILISGFGLRIVGLNVGLPDTPDPREVIIAQDVLNLIHFTAPPQTYNWPGTAWFYIVAAVGKLLSIGGWHLTEARVILLARCINTLLSAATLWFTYSIGKHAENRRVGQIAAGLLAVSMLHATNELRFALVDIPATFCVTLFLWRVVRARVSSAIFTFPTAVWLGIIAGVGCAVKFTTIFACLSLFIFIRSEHFYRRLATVIGISILTFTFLCPYWLIDLISPTWNLFFEDFWYETTHYHRGHFGLISTAEAGLLQRFVYLWVLLKWGMGLPLALLVAFGTLRAIISLKGKTGGAPILETLLLAFVIPYLLFIGIHKVKFIRHLLILYPALMVLAAIAVARVPSVVERLSKFAYSGSPHLVEERPRRHNIFGKWGYGVVVGIVVAYSFVYTAAFAAVMLAQPTRIAASEWISAHIPPEEVIVSAPVTIFNWLLPDLDLEVVDQEAEWVLIVMPDLEVFQKYQLHPQGYQDEDWYPIGEIELEETVAFYTRILAEDSPYELRKTFRCTPEFLGIRISDTGAPFPMRALAHPEILLYRRRH from the coding sequence ATGAGATGGCTTCTCGCGGTAAAAAACTGTTTTAGTTCACCCGACAACTTTGTTATAGCCGCGATCCTCATCAGCGGTTTCGGTTTGCGGATCGTCGGTCTAAACGTTGGATTACCCGATACACCCGATCCACGTGAGGTGATTATTGCACAAGATGTGCTGAACCTCATTCACTTCACAGCACCACCACAAACCTACAACTGGCCCGGAACGGCGTGGTTTTATATCGTTGCTGCGGTAGGCAAATTGCTCTCAATCGGCGGTTGGCATCTAACGGAAGCCCGCGTCATCCTATTGGCGCGCTGTATCAATACCCTCTTATCCGCTGCCACACTCTGGTTCACCTATTCTATTGGAAAACACGCGGAGAACAGACGCGTGGGACAAATTGCCGCAGGGCTGCTTGCAGTCTCTATGTTGCATGCCACTAACGAATTGCGTTTCGCACTTGTTGACATTCCCGCAACCTTCTGCGTGACGCTTTTTCTCTGGCGTGTCGTGCGTGCGCGCGTTTCTTCAGCGATATTCACATTCCCGACGGCAGTGTGGCTCGGTATCATTGCTGGAGTCGGTTGCGCAGTCAAATTTACGACCATTTTCGCCTGTCTTTCCCTGTTTATTTTTATCCGGAGTGAGCATTTTTACAGAAGACTCGCAACAGTCATTGGTATTTCAATCTTAACCTTTACGTTCCTCTGTCCTTATTGGCTCATCGATCTGATTTCGCCAACGTGGAATCTCTTCTTTGAGGATTTCTGGTATGAAACTACGCACTACCACCGAGGGCACTTCGGTCTCATTTCCACAGCAGAAGCGGGGTTGTTACAACGGTTTGTCTATCTATGGGTACTTTTGAAATGGGGGATGGGGTTGCCACTCGCACTCCTCGTCGCTTTTGGGACACTGCGTGCAATTATTTCGCTTAAGGGCAAAACTGGCGGTGCTCCTATATTGGAAACACTTCTACTTGCTTTTGTTATTCCGTATCTACTATTTATTGGGATACACAAGGTCAAGTTCATTCGTCATCTACTGATACTTTATCCTGCACTCATGGTCCTTGCTGCTATCGCAGTCGCACGCGTCCCGAGTGTTGTAGAGCGTCTTTCCAAGTTCGCATACAGCGGTTCGCCGCATCTTGTAGAAGAAAGACCCAGGAGGCACAATATATTTGGAAAATGGGGATATGGTGTCGTGGTTGGTATCGTTGTGGCTTATTCGTTCGTTTATACTGCCGCTTTTGCCGCTGTGATGCTTGCACAACCGACCCGAATTGCAGCATCCGAATGGATATCCGCGCATATTCCACCGGAGGAAGTTATTGTGAGTGCACCAGTAACCATATTCAACTGGCTTTTACCCGATTTAGATTTAGAGGTGGTAGATCAAGAAGCAGAATGGGTACTTATCGTCATGCCGGACCTTGAGGTGTTCCAAAAATATCAACTGCATCCTCAAGGCTATCAAGATGAAGATTGGTACCCGATTGGCGAGATTGAATTGGAAGAGACAGTGGCGTTCTATACGCGAATCTTGGCGGAAGACAGCCCGTATGAATTGCGCAAAACCTTCCGGTGTACACCAGAATTCCTTGGCATCCGAATATCCGATACCGGTGCCCCGTTCCCGATGCGTGCCCTCGCGCATCCTGAAATCTTGCTTTATCGCCGTCGCCACTAA
- a CDS encoding GNAT family N-acetyltransferase: MEDQLRMVLHSLEKLPRLQCPDGYYIRTYKKGDEAYWAHIMDRSFVDQGRTTEDTYANVINQPNFDPNGLCFVIHKDTPIGTACAWNRHLRGKPIGYIDMLAVLPEHTGHKLGKWLTVFLLHYFKAQHVSSVMLDTDDFRLPAIKNYLNLGFVPVYVRENHVLRWRNVFEKLEFLQA; this comes from the coding sequence GTGGAAGATCAACTCAGAATGGTCCTGCACAGTTTAGAAAAACTACCGAGACTCCAGTGTCCTGATGGCTATTACATCCGAACCTATAAAAAAGGGGACGAAGCATATTGGGCACACATAATGGACAGGTCGTTTGTAGACCAAGGCAGAACTACCGAAGATACGTATGCTAATGTTATCAACCAACCTAACTTTGATCCGAACGGTCTCTGCTTTGTTATCCACAAGGACACACCTATCGGCACAGCATGCGCTTGGAATAGGCACCTCCGTGGTAAACCGATCGGTTACATTGATATGCTCGCTGTGCTGCCAGAACACACTGGACATAAGCTCGGAAAGTGGCTAACAGTGTTTCTCCTTCACTATTTTAAAGCGCAGCACGTGTCGTCCGTGATGTTGGACACCGACGATTTTCGCCTACCCGCAATCAAAAATTATCTCAATCTCGGTTTTGTTCCAGTTTATGTCCGTGAAAACCATGTACTGCGTTGGCGGAATGTCTTTGAAAAACTGGAGTTTCTCCAAGCATGA